A single genomic interval of Armigeres subalbatus isolate Guangzhou_Male chromosome 1, GZ_Asu_2, whole genome shotgun sequence harbors:
- the LOC134212046 gene encoding angiopoietin-4-like, with product MVRMRITFLWLLVISANRYRCMANVLHDSLDLYSIEVGKPAASPTKSAPIQTLEQLKMSPHIYGYCDELKKSDPSGVYRIYVNMDQTAVVFCDQEYEGGGWTVIQNRFNGSVSFDRYLPEYKNGFGRIEGGEFWLGLDVIHQLTCSAPHELVILLEDYAGNSYTEKAERFAVTISYVDEYRVKVTGFSKESMFSDTFSEGTKWWDSISSYKGSLNGIYGTSARKVSNGHMTWLVNTKQLPIKSSRIMIRRK from the exons ATGGTCCGAATGAGGATAACGTTTCTGTGGCTGCTGGTAATATCAGCAAACCGGTATCGCTGTATGGCAAATGTTTTGCACGATTCGCTCGACCTGTATAGCATAGAGGTTGGAAAACCCGCAGCTTCTCCAACCAAGTCCGCTCCTATTCAAACGCTGGAACAATTGAAAATGTCTCCACACATCTACGGATATTGCGACGAGTTGAAGAAATCTGACCCATCCGGAGTTTACAGAATCTACGTAAATATGGACCAAACCGCTGTGGTGTTCTGTGACCAGGAGTACGAAGGCGGTGGATGGACCGTGATCCAAAATCGTTTCAACGGATCCGTTAGTTTTGATCGCTACTTGCCCGAATATAAGAACGGATTCGGCCGGATCGAGGGCGGAGAATTTTGGTTGGGGCTGGACGTTATTCATCAACTGACGTGTTCGGCACCCCACGAACTAGTCATACTGCTTGAAGACTATGCAGGGAATTCGTATACTGAAAAAGCAGAACGATTTGCAGTTACCATATCATACGTTGATGAGTATAGAGTAAAGGTAACAGGTTTCTCTAAAGAATCGATGTTTTCAGATACGTTTTCTGAAGGAACGAAATGGTGGGACAGCATTTCTTCTTATAAAGG atcGCTAAATGGAATATATGGTACTTCTGCTCGGAAAGTTAGTAATGGTCATATGACGTGGCTAGTCAACACGAAACAGCTTCCAATTAAATCATCCAGAATAATGATTAGAAGAAAGTGA